Part of the Urocitellus parryii isolate mUroPar1 chromosome 2, mUroPar1.hap1, whole genome shotgun sequence genome, catacattcttatagattttataagaattaggaagaattatttttatctccctCACTTTCAGAATCTGGTCTATGAAAAGGCTCACAAAAGTCTCCCCTTCAGGGTAACCTCGGTTTCTCCCATCAATATTATCTCAGTCCTGCATTTTTAAtgcaggtagtttgctgaggaataaGTGACATAGCCTGTCCactcaggccaggcagggcttcAGGTAAATTGattcttggaaaataaatatggggctaggcacacacctgtaatcccagtgactgaggaggctgaggcaggaggattgtgagttcaaagccagcctcagcttagCGAGatcataagcaactcagtgaaaccttgtctctagataaaatataaaaggccggggatgtggctcagtggctcagtgcccctgcgttcaatcctggtacaaaaaaaaaaagaagaagaagaagaagaaagcatgtgggggtcagcagaGTGGGCccatttatagaattatttcctaAACTTGTGCTCCCACCACCCTCTTCTGCTTGTCCCCTGACACTTGGAGGCCCATGTGGGCATTTGGGTCATTAGCAAAGTGACCCTAACTTTGCAGAGCAAATGTGGTATCCATAAACACTAGGAATTTTTGTCTGTCACTTAGCTGAACTCCATTTTCAAAAGCACATTGACATGAATCTTCTGGATTGGGCATGCCCCAAGCTGTGGTCTTGTGGTTCTCTCCCTGTAGGATCCTGGTGCACCTGAGCCGTGGCGGGGCTGAGGTCCAGATCTTTGCCCCTGATGTCCGTCAGATGCACGTGGTCGATCACACCAAGGGGCAGCCTTCTGAGAGTGAAAGCAGGTGTGTCCAGGAGCGCCTGCTTTGCTCGGGATATTCCCCACCCGCTATGCTTTCTGGAAGAGTGGGAGCACCTCGCGGGCTGCCTCTTGTGACTCCAGGTGCTCACGCCTTCCTTTCCATACAGGTGGTGCCTCTCAGGTGCTGCTGCTGTGTTTCCTGGGAGCCCCATTTAGGACCCCTGTCGTTTCCCCTCCTGAGACCCTGGCCCCTAAAGCCTGCACCTGCCCCACAAGCCTGGGCAGGCGGTTGCTTCCTGCCGTGACTGAGCCTTAGCTGGTTCACACCTCTGGAGTAGTGGTGCCTTCCCCGCCCTCCTCTCTCCTACCTCCTGATGAGTTTCCACTCCTGGTGGCTCCTGGCTCCAAGTCCTTGGGCAGGGCCAACCTCTGACATAAATTTAGGGCCACTGGAATTCTCTCACCTCTTCTGGGTGGCCATCCTAAGTGCTGATTGACAAGCCTGAAGtcttcacacacaaacacagtccCTCTGTGCTTCAAGCTGCACGCAGGACGCGTCCCCATGGGTACCTGTTTTCTGTTCCCGACTGCACACTGTTCCTCTGTGTCCCTCTGTGTTCTCTCCCAGGAACGTCTTGACGGAGTCAGCCAGGATCGCCCGAGGCAAGATCTCTGACCTGGCTCAGCTCAGTGCAGCCAACCACGATGCTGCCATCTTCCCTGGAGGCTTTGGAGCTGCCAAAAATCTGTGCGTATCTAAGCTTCAGGGTCTAAGCAGCATGCACACCTGCCCTGAGCTGAAGGTCTGGCTGTGTGCCTGCCTGTGTCCAGCTCAGGGAGCCACGTTGGCCTGGGGCCCAGGTAGCATTTCCGTGAGGCGTGTCTCTTTCCCTGCATTCTCTGAGCTCTCGTGGCACCTGGTGGCCCTCTTAGCTAAGCTCCATGCTGCTGGATCTCGTCTGGGCAGAATCAGCCACTGATGCGTATTCCCTCCCAGGACCAGTTCTCTCAGAGCCTGTAGCAGGGAAAATTGGTCTCTGTAGCCCGAGAGGGAAGGGCCTTGCTTGCTCTCCTCCTGGGCTGCTGTGTAGGAAGCAGCGTGGTGACTGAGGGCCTGGCATGCAGCCACAGTCTTAGGCAGAGGTCCTCATCAGGTTCGCTAGAGGTCCGTTCTCTGTCCCTGGACATTCGTGGAAGTCCTCCTGGGGCTGGCCTAGGTGTGTTGTAGCCTAGAGATGGCAATGCTGATTCTCCTGGGAGAGCCTTGAACAGAGCTCTGCAAGTCCCCAGGCCATTTCCCTGGTGCTATCAAGTGCCACAGTGCCCTGTGGGAGCCAGAGTCCAGCTGCCTGCACCTCTGCCTGCCCCATGTCCAGCCCTCTGGTGCTGCCCCCCCAGAGCCCGGGCCGCCCGCCCCTCGCCTGCTGATCTCTGGGTGCCCCTCGTGCTGCCCCACCCACCTGGCTGCCCTTCCCGTGTGTCCTCCCCCTGCATGTGGCATTCACACCTAGGTTGCAGGCATGAGGCTTTCCTGACCCACGTGTCCAGCAGGAGTCATTTGAATGTTTGAAAGCCGACTCCCCTCCACTGCCTTGACCTCCGCTGAACCAGCTCCTGAGGCCCTAGGACTCTGTGCGGGAGGAGTGGGCGCACCCGGGTGCTGCAGCCAGCTGCCTTGAGGCCGGGTACCCGCTGATTGTCCTTTTCTCAGTGTGGTCAATGACAAATTGACCTTTATTCAGCTGGCCACGACACAGCAACCTGTTGGCCACTCACCTTCTGGGCACCCTGGGCCTACAAGGGAGGGACAGGCCCATTGGGCCTTCCTGATACGGAAACTCAGCTCCTGGGCTCTTCCCGCTCCCACCCCTGCTGCAGCACCCACACCGCTCTCCCTCGAAGAACTGTCCTGCCTCACATGCACTCCCTGTCCCCAGACCAGGGAGCTGGTGAGTGCCCCCTGGGCAGGCAGCAGGCACGTGCCTTTCCTGGATTCCCGtgtcctttggttttggggacacAGCAGGGTGTGCGCATCGTCAGCTGGGTTTCCGCTTCCTACGGGACCAGTGTTCCCCTGAAAGACAGAAGAGTCTTTCTGAGTCTTTCATGACCGTACCCCTGCCCATCGGCACCTTGCCCCGTGGGTGAGAGGCCAGCGGTAGGGTCTGTTCATGCCTCCTGTGTGGCTTGCTGGTGTCCCCTGTGTTCACTTAGAAGTAGATTCTGGGGCAGTCCTCGGTGTTTGAGGACTGTGGGTCTCCCTCACACTGTTGTCTGGGCTCGCAGTCCGCTCTGGGAGACGCTGCGGTGTTCTTTGTGACCTTGTCAGGAGAAAGGTAGGCCCTCCAGAGAATGGCTGCCGCTgggcctgcagggctgggtcCCGCAGTGACAGAGGCTCGGTGGGGATccagtccccctccccctcctgacCTCAGGCCCTCTCTGGCCACCACTGCCAGCGCCCTGTTTACATGGGAAGGTCCAAAGGTAGCCGGACAGGAGCATCTGAAGCCTGGCCATGGTCTAGTTCAGAGCTGGTTTGTAAGCTGTCCAGCACGGCCCTGCTGGGGAGGATAGGTTGTCCCTGCTGGTGGTCACTAGGTGTTTCTAGTAGTTTGTTTTTAGTGGTGTTTGGAGTTAACAGTCAACATGCACACATTTAAAGGGTGAATTTGGAAAGTTCAGCACACTTATGTACCCTCTGGAATAGTGGCTGCGACAGGACACTGAGTGTCCCTCACCCCCAGAAGAGTGAGGACCTAGAGTGGGAGGAGAACACAGAGCAGGCCGAGGTTCTGGAGGCAGAGCGTGGAGAGGGCGCAGGGGCACGTGCACTTGTGAGTGTGAAAGGTTCTGCCAGCTGCATACCCCCCAGAGCAGAGGCCTGCCCTCAAAGGCAGGAAAGTGGACATTTGCCAAAGGTCGTTTCAGTCCTTTTTGGTGAGCAAGCATCTCTTGCTGTTTTTAGGCTGGTTGCAGTCTTTTTCTGGAACTTTTCGGGGCTTGTGCCTGGATCCTGGAGCTGGGTGTAGTTGCAAACTGGCTCTGTCCATGTCTGGCGGCCTCCCAGCTGCCTCTTGCCTTCCTGCTGCTCTATGGGAAGCAGGAATGTGCCTGTGGCTACGTGGACGTGGGCAGCCGTGCACCCCTGCACATCCACACACGCTGCTTGCTCGGGTTGCTAGTGGGCTGAGgtggccctgggggtggggtTGCACCTGGAGTGTGGATGCCTGGGCACACCACACCACGGCCTGCCAGGCCACGCTGAGAAGGCCCTCTCCTCTGGCAGGAGCACATTCGCTGTCGACGGGAAAGATTGCAGAGTCAACCGGGATGTGGAGCGGGTCCTGAAGGAGTTCCACGGAGCTGGGAAGCCCATTGGGTAGGTGCACCTGCCGCTGGGCAGCCTCCACTGGAGCCGCCCCCCTGAGCCACATGGGCTCCAAAACCACTCACTTGTTGTCCTCGGGAGTCTATTTCTTTTGAGAATGACCAGGAAGGAGGGGCTCCTCCCCTCTGGTGGGGACTTTCAGAATTATCGTGGCTGCAGCCGTGTCCCTGTCCTCCTGACCCTCTGTCCTCCATCAGAGCAGCCTCTGAGCCTGTGCAAGCTCACCCCCCACTCTCTCACTGGTGCCGTCACAGCTGTCAAGGGCCAGGTCACAGTGGCCGGGCAGCGCTGCGAGTTTCCCTCAGGAAATCCCACGTAGCCCAGGCTCAGTGTCCCACGTGACCTCGTCCCAGTGCAGCCCACAGCTGCCACTGCACTTGCTGCTCAGTCCTCCAGCCCTGTTGCAGCTCATTCCCCGGCTGGAGGCGGTGCAGTGTGGAGGTGGCTCTGCCCTGGAGACGGCCCCTGGGCTGGGCACCCCTGAGGAGCAGAGCAAGCCCAGGTGCGCTATGGGAGGAGTGGTCAGGGTGCGGGCTGTGCGGGGACCCCAGCACTGCGACAGTCTACCCAGGGGCCTGGGGTCTCCCTGCGCTGGCTGTCTGGGGTCAGAGCTCTTGGTGGAGAGCAGAGCAGGTCCCCTAGGGCAGGCACTGGTGCCTTAAACCGGGCCTGTCCTTGGTACCTGGCCACCACAGGAGCACTGTAGGCTCTGCCCTGGGGGTGGATGGGGCTGTCACAGCCCCTGGCCTTCTGTGCCTGGGGCCCTCTGACGCACACCAGCTGGGCTCTGCACACTGAAGGTCACAGCACAGGTCAGAGCTCAAGCAAGACTGCCAGCAGAACCTGATGTGTCCCCACGCCAGCCATGCCCCCAGACAGGGTCTGGTTTGAGCAGTGGGTACAGATGGAGGCCATCAACGAGGCCAGTGGCCTCGTCCATTTTCTCAGTAAGAGGACGTCTCTGTTCCTGTACACCAGGGTTCTGGGTGTCACGGGGGCTCTGGGCGGCTGGCAGCCACTTGGCTTGGGGGAGCTTGGCCTCACTGTGCCCTTTGGTCCTCACGGGCTGGCTCTCCCAGGACTGTCCAGTGCCTGGGTGTCCCGAGGGGTCTTTTGGCTCATGGAGAGCCCCAGGTCATCCCGTGCCACCACCTGCGAGGCACCGGTTTGCGGGGTATGGACAGTGCCCCAGCTCCACAGAGCCCCTGTGCTCACGGCGGGCTTTCTCTTTTCAGCCTGTGCTGTATCGCGCCTGTCCTTGCGGCCAAAGTGCTCAGAGGTGTTGAAGTCACCGTGGGCCATGAGCAGGAAGAGGGTGGCAAGTGGCCCTACGCAGGGACTGCCGAGGCCATCAAGGCCCTGGGTGCCAAGCACTGTGTGAAGGATGTGACCATATCCTTTTTGGTGGCTATGGCCTCTGTGGTGACATGGCGCACATGGGACACTCTCTTTTGGCCCTTCAGGGTCCCCTGGCAGAGGGCCTCGTCCCCAAGAACTGTACTTGCTGGTTTTGCTGTGGATGTCCTTGGCCAGGAGGGCAAGCCTAATGCCATGTGTTTGGAGGATGGGCCTGCATTGGCCAGGGAAGTCCGTGTGTCCATGCCCACTGTCCACCTGCTCACTGAGTGGTCAGTGAACGTCCCCTGACCGGCAGCACCCTGGGTCGCCTGGTCTGTGGTCCTGAGCACGGTGAGGGGAGGTGCCTGTGGGGACCTTGGGGGCCCAGGCACCACCCGgcggtcaggagggctggggccgTGGAGAGCCTCCGTCCTGGGTGGAGCGCGTTGGAGCGGTGCCTCTGGAAGCAGTTCTCTGCTCCCTGGGCTCCCAAGCTTCCTTGTCCTCTTGAACACAGGAGCTGGAAACCAGTCTTCCACCTGACCGAGGGGCCCAGCGGCCAGCAGGGGCCCCGAGGCAGGGAGGGCACCTGGGGGGAGTCTGCGCCCGCCGAGGCTCGCCGCCGCCTCTGGTTTTGCTGGGTGATGATTTTTCCTTAACTTCAGCGCACGAAGCTCACGTGGACCAGAAAAACAAGGTGGTCACGACCCCGGCCTTCATGTGTGAGACCGCCCTCCACCACATCCACGACGGGATCGGAGCCATGGTGAAGAAGGTGCTGGAACTCACAGGGAAATGACGCGGAGCCGGCGGCCACCCGTGACAGCTGGGCACAGGGCCAGAGCTGCTTTTCTGTTTGACTTCGTGTTTTCTGCTTGAGCAGCGAGCTCTGCTGTGGGACAGGGGTCTGGCCTGAGGCTCCTCGACACAGGAGGGTGGCCAGCCACACCTTGACAGGGCAGCTGAGCATTCCTTGTCCACCCCTGAGGAGCAAGCAGTTGCCACTTCCCCCAGCAACTGTCCCTGTCCAGGAGAGGCCCTGAGGGAAATACCACGCTGCAGTCTGGGTTTGGAAGAAAACGAGTTGTTATGTTACCTGTCTGATAATCAGGAGACCAGAAGTGCACGTTGATGGGTGGAGACCCTCTTGTCTCAAGTGGACACTGATTAAGGGAGGGACTTTCTGTAGCAGGCAGTCCTTTAGCTGCAGCATGGCTCCTGTCCAAACTGGAAACTCCTGACAGGGACATCTGGGCCTTCTGGAATTGGTGAATGGGCTGTATCCATGAGGTTTCTTAAATCAGCCTCAGTTCTCTTAGTTTGGGGGGTAGGGGGAAATTGCTGTCACTCAGCCTCCCTCTGTGACTGGGTGGGTGGATTGTGGATTCTTGGGTGGCAGAAGCTCACAGGTGTGTGGAGGGGGAAGAATAAAGGCTGCTTGTGTGCTGGTGTCCTTCGGGTGACTTTGGTTGGCGAGGGGCTCTCTCAGCTGGAAGTCCCAGTCTGCACACTTCACCTGGACGTCCTTCTGCTCTGTGGGCCTGAACAGACGGGCCAGCGGGGGCAGTGGCTGCAGCCTGGGCTTGGTTGGTAGAGCGCTGTTTGTTCACGTGTGCAGGGGGCACTAGCCAGACCCGGCCGTGGGCCCTGTGCAGAGCAAGACAGGGCCCTGGTTGTGCAGTGTCtgcacacccccagccctcctcccaccACAGTGCCTCTGGCCCTGGCCAGGCCCTGCAGAGCTGAGGGGAGGGGCCCTGCAGCTCCCTACGCTGCAAAACAGTTTTAGGTTCTTCTCCATGGGACTGTGATTCTTGGTGGCCTGTCTTTCCACCAGTGCTGAGCCTTGGGTGGCAGCAGGTTGGTCCTTGTGTGAGGCAGCCAAGGAGCCTTCCTGGGCTATCCAGAGTCAGGAGGCCAGGGTCCAGGCTGCCTTCCTCCTGAGCGTGTGTGCTGAACCCACACAGGTGTACACGTGTTCACATGTGGCATCTGGAGAAGTGTACAGATTACACATGCACTCACTGGTCTCCAGAGTGGCAGTGCCGACCCTGAGTCCCCTGTGCATCCTGCCAGCCGCCGTCCACATGAGGATGGCTCCTTTCATTTAGCCCTTGGTGTGAGCACCTCGTCCATATCCCACTTGCTCAGGGAGTGGCCACTTCCCCTGTGGCACTGCAGTAGTGGGCATGACATTGCACACCTGCGCAGGCTCCAGAACGTGTGGCTCTGGGTGATGACGTGGCAATGTAGGTTCATCCCCAACAGACGGGCCATCTGATGGGACGGCAGTAGTGGAGAAGCTGTGTGGCCTTTGGTGGCCACCCAagggcagttaaccactgagggAAGTGAGGACTTGGGAGAGGCCCCCAGACACTGAGCAGTTAGTTAGGTCTGCACAGGCCCTGTGGACAGATGTTACTGTCTGTCTGTGCTCAGGTGTGCAGCTGGCTGTCCAGTCCAGAGTGTCCAGGTGCATGTTCTCTGACCTCAGTCTGAAGTGGCCAAGCGTGGGCACACCCAACTGGCAAGTGTGTCCAGAGCACACCTGCAGTCACCATGTCTGTGCCCTGCACTGTCCCTGCTCACGGAGTTCCTGGGGGGCTGGAGCCGAGGGGAATGCAGGTCCAGGCAGGACAGCACTAGGACCCCACTGTAGAGGTGGTCTGGACTGTGGGGAGCCCAGGGCGGGGCTGCGCCAGAGCAGAACCGAGGCCTCAGCCAGCGACTCGTTGGACAGTATTGGAGGCCCTGCTGCATGCACTCTTGTAGGTGACAGTACTGCCCCTCAGGGCTGGGCACCCATGGGCAGGGGTGAGCCTGTGGATGAGCTGGGAACAGGTCAGGACAGGGAGCAGGCCTCGTGGAGGAGGGAGCCAGGCCTGCACTGCCCTGGAGGGGCTGTGGTGTGGGGCTCCACACCAGGGGTCCTGGCAGAGCCGTCttggctgggccctgctcccaggtCGACGGAGGGAGGTAGGGGAAGGTGCACCACCCTACAGCTTCCCCCACTACCGCCGTCCCCCCGGACGGCCCATCTGTTGGTGGGTGAGCCTACATTGCCATGTCATCGCCCAGAGCCACATGTTCTGGGGCCTGGACAAGAGTGCAATGTCATGTCCACCTCTGCAGTGCCACACGGAATGGCTTTACTGCCCCAGAAATCCTCTgcacccacccccagccctgccaacAGCTGGGCCTTGTCCAGAAGAAGGTCGGTGCTCTCATTCATACCTGCCCAGTCTTCGCGGACTGGCTTCTCCGTATGCTCGTGGCTGATAGCTCACTCCTATTTGGCAGTGCACTCTGCTCCGCTGCCTGGACGCACACCATCTGTCGtcatctgctgaaggacaccTCGCACTCACCTTCAGCCGTCAGGAGGTGAACTGCCGTACGGGTTTTTCTGTGGAGTGAGTGGTCAGCTC contains:
- the Gatd3 gene encoding glutamine amidotransferase-like class 1 domain-containing protein 3, mitochondrial isoform X1, whose translation is MAAVRALVAPRLVVASAFAPFPELLRPLSLCGLAPSPRAALHGSAPRPGAKVALVLSGCGVYDGSEIHEASAILVHLSRGGAEVQIFAPDVRQMHVVDHTKGQPSESESRNVLTESARIARGKISDLAQLSAANHDAAIFPGGFGAAKNLSTFAVDGKDCRVNRDVERVLKEFHGAGKPIGLCCIAPVLAAKVLRGVEVTVGHEQEEGGKWPYAGTAEAIKALGAKHCVKDVTISFLVAMASVVTWRTWDTLFWPFRVPWQRASSPRTVLAGFAVDVLGQEGKPNAMCLEDGPALAREVRVSMPTVHLLTEWSVNVP
- the Gatd3 gene encoding glutamine amidotransferase-like class 1 domain-containing protein 3, mitochondrial isoform X2, with product MAAVRALVAPRLVVASAFAPFPELLRPLSLCGLAPSPRAALHGSAPRPGAKVALVLSGCGVYDGSEIHEASAILVHLSRGGAEVQIFAPDVRQMHVVDHTKGQPSESESRNVLTESARIARGKISDLAQLSAANHDAAIFPGGFGAAKNLSTFAVDGKDCRVNRDVERVLKEFHGAGKPIGLCCIAPVLAAKVLRGVEVTVGHEQEEGGKWPYAGTAEAIKALGAKHCVKDVTEAHVDQKNKVVTTPAFMCETALHHIHDGIGAMVKKVLELTGK